The DNA sequence AGTTGTTGGAGAAGTGAAATAGGAGTACCAAGAAGGACTTGAATATCCTCGAGATCCATATAATATCTCCTTACTTAGTAATTGTCATGACATCCCGTACCCAGAAGAACATAATCATTAGGCAGCTTATGAGTGAGTAACTTTATTTACATAATCATTATAACACTTTCATTTGATaacattcttatatttttacttgttACCCTTGCAGGATGCACTAAGACGCGTTACGAGCATTGTACAGATGATGGTTGTGAAGAACATGCGAAGAATAGTTGAGGAGATCCAAACATTTGTGGTCGATATTGATCTTTATTAGGGTTGGCAACAGGGTGGGACGAGACGGGTTTCGTTATCCTATATCCATCTCTAATATTGATCTTTTTAGATTATAGTATTTTGTCATGGTTGTTATGTCAcgaagtttattttattaaactaaagGATCCAATGTTACCAAATTTCAGAAACCGATATTATCGACCTTCATTCTTGTAGGTGTTGGCTACgaatatatttagtttataatttatatatttttttgaaggtCTTCACAGTCAAACCTgaaggtgtaggaagaaaaattAGGTGTGTAGGAAGAAAAACCCAGCATGAAAAATTTCCCAAAATGGAATTGGGTCGAGACAATGAATTGTGAGAATTGTGTGAGACTATTGCTTCATGCACCTCACAATTACTAACTGTATCTCTACAATAATAAGATCATACTTAAGCATCCTTCATTATTGCATTATTGTCGTTGCTACCATAGTTGTTACTATGCTGCTGCAGACAAAAGAAACTActgcagagaaaaaaaaaagagaaaaaaaaaataaaataaaaaactcagATCTATCTACTTTGGAATGGATTTATTGTGTTATCAAACAAATTCAAGGATTTCAAAGTCACAACTCTCCAATATGTAAATGAGAGCACctctaattattatttacttcCGGAGAGACATAATTATAAGAATTTACGAAAGCAATTTTGGGATTCATTTGATATGGTTcaagttttgtaattatgaattattCTCTTCTCATATTTATATTGTGATTCTATATTTTCCAACATTTTAACATGATATAGagacttaaatatttttcaacattttaatatgatatgaagaggttaaatattttctaagcaattataaaataaaacaagtaaataatgttaatatccgtggttgtgatttttttaataaagcttaaaactttgtttatatatatatatatatatatatatatatatatatatatatatatatatatatatataattcatatttcataatcatTCTCCTCTAAAACCTACTCTTtgaaaatccaaaattttaaagtaaattacATTAAGACTTCCAAACtttgaattaattatattaagaattttaaaattttctgaaattatatttatatttttaatttattttcactattaaaATTACCTCATTTTAAGTGTATTTGTGATGTTTTTAAGTATGTGCATAATATAAGAATgagagaaaatataatatttttattctactTTTCAGTATATCATTTTCGTTCacttataatagaaaaaatgagTTTATTAAAGAAGACgattttaaatataagatttttttaaaaacccATCTGTAGTTGAATTCTTTCAAAATCATGATAAATCCATAAAaagaggaggagaagaagagatgaaaaagaagaaatacacTATAATCTattctatttttcaatatttgtttttaattcacTGTGATaggaaaaacttttttttttttaagactaCTCTAAAGATAGAATGTCTTGattcttttataattgattttagcCGGTGTATTCTACATAAACACCTAACTCTTTGATATAAGCTACTCGGtagtttttatattacttttcaaaataatccTGTGATctaaccaaaaaataaataaaccttACATCTCAACGACAAGAACACAGTATATTTCACGTCACACATCTctataacaaaaaatgttaaacTAGACAAAATTtatggatgaaaaaaatatattaatgaaacatgATATATGCAACGGCTTTTACaaggtaaattttaaaattttaattattaaaaaaaatatttattaataatgcTTTTTTAAAGTGTCGATAGATATatcattattatcttttttaattttatcgaTAAATTCATATGTAGTTGtactttttaaaacttgttggtaattttattaatataattcgtgttaatatttttggttaaatctaataaaatatttgttataaattgatcgaaaaaaattgaaaaaaaataataggagaataataaaagaaggaagagaagaggaaaaaaaagataatgacAATAATCATGATggcaacaacaataataatagcggtgacaacaacaaaacaaagagtgaggaaggaggagaagaagaagtcTCAGACATCAAACATGACTGTGAGAGTAACACAACAAAGGAAGGAGAGGAAAAGTTgaggaggaagaaaaagaaaagaaaaaaaaagagaaaaaagaagaagaggaggaggatgaAGAAGACCAAATCACAATATTTAGTGATAGATAATTACCGAAAACAACAAATAACAACTAACAAATCTTGGTTGTAAGTGATGATTGACGAATGTACTTATTTGttagtaaaatattttggtctctgaagtttgacttaaatttgaaaatggttgTTGGTCGAAACTTGGTCACTGTTTGTTTTCTGTACTTTCAAAATGTTTTTGATTCCTATTTTTTGATGacgttaaaaataataaacgaCATGTCacatgttattaatttttttttataaaataaaaaattagcgTCGGTTAGAGACCATTTCTAAATTAAGGCCTAGTCGAcgctaattttttattttataaaaaataaaataacatgtgaCACGCCTTTTGTTACTTTTAACGTCATCAAAAAATAGAGACtaaaaacaattttgaaaaaacaatgacCAAACAGTGATCAAGTTTTGACTAGGgactattttcaaatttaggCCGAACTttagagattaaaaacatatttttttcctaaaatatataaaggagTGTTATACCAACAAATTTTCCTATTTATCTTATTGGCGAATCTTTTATTAACAACATTTTGGTCATcaataaattatcaataattttgatTCATCAACGAATTTTAGtgattatcaataaattttattagttgataaattatttttttgtattaatctTCTGGAcgcatttgttattttttttccatataatCCAATCAATTCTAACTATATTAATTTCCTCTAATAATGTCTTACCTCAATTAAAAGTGacaatatttcatatttcataattcatTATCTCTCATTTTAATAgaccaaattttaaatttattcaatagatcttttgattattattttaatcaagtggTTGTCCTTAAAATTGGAGTTTAATTAAGCTAGATTAtagattttaaatattctgAACATATATTTGCCTTATAGACTCAATCAAGTTGAAATCAAGAGTATACATTTATGCTAAATGTGCATGCTTGTTGGACTAACGAAGGTTGTGGCTATGCTTCTGTGACCTTGTATGGTGGAGAAGAAACAAGATTTGTTTAAATAACTCCCTCCGTACAGCTCCTACAACCCTAAATGTTTAGGAGACTTTGCATTATAGGTTTCTTtcaatttgtaatattaattaaatatttttcttataaaaaaaatttatagtaagtaaagtataatattattaacgATATGCTCAAAATATAATCTTACAATAGATTactaaataacaattaaataaatgttaaatatctatagaaataataaataattaatatgagtGAAATTTCATGATAATAAGAACAGGTATTAATCTTATAAATGCTTAGTGAATTTGatgaatattaaataagttGAACCAAGATAATGAAAAATCTTATAACGAAACAAAAGgtttttaaatgaaatgaagctaaaaaatataaaaaacaagatAAGTCGTTGTACAacaaaagagaggaagaagaaataaaaaagaatttttgtttaaatgagatgaaactaaaaattaaagaaaataataaattaattcattagttttatctaataaattataagtatttAAGTAATTTAAAGTTGTATATTTATActtgatttgaaaataaaatattatctatatttataatagaaatttttatcaaaatcataatccATTATAACATTAGCAAAAGAGAGTTTATTTATCATCTTATTATTTCTATAAGACACCTAATACTACCACCCATTAGTGCATAATGTGGTGGTACTGTTTCATGTGATGTGaaaaattttgagtttttattttttatttttttatcctaaAAGGAGTTTTGTTAGAGCCAAGACTAGTAATTTTGTATGGGACTGTTAGGATTGTATTTTACAACATGTGAAACAAGACTGAAATAAACCCTAATAGGTATATCAATCTCAACATAATgtacaattaaaaatactttaaaataaaaataataacatgttataaaaatattatatattattattattcaaacacagttattaaataaattataaacattaaatgagtataggacaaaaaatcaaccaaaaaaatgtatgaaataaaaatgtgaCACTAGAGAGTTAACGGTGTATGTGAACTTAGAGTCTGCACCAAAACCTAACGTTGTACAGATTGTAGTTAATTGCAATTAAGAATAGGCCCAAGCTATATGCTATCTGCCacgtttttatttaattattacaatattaCAACTATTTTCTAAATTACTATTAAATGAATTGAAGTCAAAAGTTTACATTGATTTGACAATAAAACAAAGTAAAGATATTAGTTGTGtaatataattcattttaattttaaaagttatatttttatttatacttataattatttttattttattttatattactgtTTGAATGCTTGTTTCTTTCACATATATACCATAACCATGAATTTAAAAAGTGAGTTATGACAATCCAACATTTACCAATATAAGTACCAATATCCTTTAAATGATGTTAATTacataagttttaaattatttatcacaCATAtgcaaatttatttgtaaaatttttcttcggaattcttataatttttgcATATTTCAGAATCCAGACAAAAATCACCCACTACAGACATGTTTCCTGTTAGATtttctgaaaaatttaaaataaagaggGTTTCATAGTGTCAAGTTTTCTGTAAATTttcaattcataattaaattccCTATGCACGTAAAATCTATAGAAACGTTTACACGTCGAATTCCAGTCaaagttttacaaaataattacgTGAAGATTATTTTAGCATGAACGTACGGAGAATTTAGGCGTATTTACCATGATAAGATTTACattcacaaatttatttttaattgatgtaaAAACTCTAACGCATTTCTTAAgcaaactaaatattaatgagtAATTGATAGTAGGTGATATAATAATTCCAATAAATAACTATTATTCTTAGaatacaattatattttgtttggatcagataatttaataataaaattcattaatttagaaaatttgaaatttttttgaagtataaTGAATTGTtttgatgagaaaaaaaatgttaaatatgtcTTTATTTTCTCAACTTtgatgtaaaattgaaattcattaatgtttgaaactttaatatattttagttttcaaacattaaaaaaataataaatatagtacttttaactaaattacattaaattttttgacgTGTCAACACGTTTATCAAGTGACGTTAAAACGAGAACATGTTAAAgggtataaacaactcaaatgctaacATGAAACGtgtttgacacataaaaaatgacgtaattgggttaaaaaaactatattcattcattcttAAAGTTTGGGactaaaatgtaaaatttttaaaacaataacgaatttcaatttcagaTCCAAATTCAGggactaaaagtatatttaacaaaaaaaaaggagagcAATTTTAATAAGGTATTTCAAATagctaaaataatagaatttgaaattcattaaaaaaagaatgaaattaaaatttcacaagttGTGAAATTCCTCATTGatcaagaagaaaaaagtaCATAGGTTCAAAAAGTTGACTCATATTGACATTCAGCTCGAGCAGAGCCGTCTCGACATCTAGCATGAGCTGACTTACCTCAAATATGAGCTCAAGCTGACTTAACTCGACCTTCAGCCAAAGCTGACTCGTCTCTATTATGACCGGAAGCGACTCGTCTTGACCTTTTGTCTGTCGACCCAGCTCGACCTTTAGTCTGAGTCTACTAAGCTTGATCATTCAATTTAGGCTAGTGAGTTGGACATTCGTCTTGGGTGACTTAGATTTGCTTTCGACCCTCAAACCTACTCAATTTGACCTTCGACCTAGGCTTACTCAATTCGACCTTCGGCTAGTGCCAAATAGTCTCAAACTTCAACCAATATTGACTCGTTTTAACTTAGCTTGACTTTTGGCTAAGGCTAACCTATCTCAACCTCTGGCCTGAGCCAACTAGTGTCGACATTCAATTAAGTTGACTCGACTCAACCTTTCGTCGAAGTCGGCTTGGTTTGACCCTTCAACTCTGGCTGACTTAGTTTGACGTTTGGTCCAGACCAACATGGTTCAACCTTCGAGTTTGAGTGACCTAGCATGACCTTCGACCCAGGCCTACTCAACTGACCATCAGTGTAGGTCTACTAACTCAAATTTCAGTTTGTTCCGACTCGTCTTGTAGTTTGACCAAACaagagaaattaattttaagaagtgtgaacttcttctcaaactttttaaaatataattttgccGTAAAAGAAAATCTAACTTGCTTTCTTAGTACAAGAAAATTACAATTCAATATGCTTCAATTGTTTTacccaaacaaaaaaaatttaattgaaaataccatatattttaatttctttgaattGTTAAAATTCCTTATCAAAAcactatattaaaataactctcatcttaaaaaataaacttttaatctaactcaaatatataaattgaatttgtaattaaaataaaatttatatccacttatttattataaatctgtcttatttttagttaatttgagatatataatatatcaactttctaaaaagaaagaattttgCGAGGCAGAGCTTTATATTTACCGCAGAAGAAAATGATTCAAAATCTATATTCCGGACCGgatataataatcaaaatctgcaaaaagaaaaataaaagtttctagatatttcaaaatgaaattttgCAGGAAAATTAGTCCGAATATTATAATCGCgatgataaaaatattgttaaatcaACACTtatcatttgataattttacCCAAATACActcttatttcaatttattattttactataatgAATCATCATTTTATCAATTGTATATgcattttaaaacatatttaaaatattcaaaaaatatacattaagcaataatgatttgaaatatataaagttttggcttttttaaaattaaaaatattatttgaattcattaatattagataaaaataaaggataaaagaaattattagtttatatatgtatactgtttaatttttttaagaatgtaTTAATAaattcttctttatatatatatatatatatatatatatatatatatatatatatatatatatatatatatatatatatatatatatatatatatatatatatatatatatatatatttggaaatTTAAGTGAGTCTATGCACGTTTGCAATAAATGAGAGGGTTTGGTAGAAGACTCATAAACTTATTATCTTTAAGTTTTAAGTTTGATGTGGTGTCAATATCTTATGTGGATTGAATTCAGGTTTCATGATTGTTGTATTTTCTTGGTAAGTTCTCTCCTTGATAGTCCTATCAATAGTATTAGAGTTTATGGTTAGTCTTATTGACAGGCTCATACAAGTACAATATGGTTCCTGTGTCAAAGTCTTCCTGACAATGGTTATAGGTAAGTGTATCCTCTAAGTTGAACACGCAGTAGTACGCAATGAGTACTAGTGGTTGAGAATGGTTCTGGTCAGGGAGGAGAGTACCATTGTGGAATGGACTCACCCTGGGTAAGATTATTGAGAATCTAAGTGTGAATTTATGCCTCACATTGagtagaaatgagaaagttaagcaacatataaaatttaaaaaatccatAAATCCATTGACTTTAAGGTTTTGGTTAAATTTGGTGTCATTCCTTACACtacacatgtaaaaaaaaaaataatatagaaaaaagaatACAAATGACACATCTTTCTCTTCCCTTCCTAAGTGGACAATATGAACATATACATCAATACCATACGcatctaatttaataatttttttttatttacgaTAGTTAAAAAATGCTtgtactattactattattattagcGTACACATAGGCGTTGTCACGCCTGTGTGtacgtatttttaaaatatatgtaatattatattaataggtgataataatatgatgttattaagttaatatataaaattaaattaaatttattaataataaagtgaaatatatcacaaaagatgagagaataactgttgataaatagagaaaaagagaagagcaaagataaacgattttataaaaaagtttgtaaaaataatggtcaattttcaaaaatttaataaataattatattttaaagggtaaaattggtattttgaaatatgaacacAAAAGATGGAATCCTCTCTTTATAATatgtgtacacattttttaaatatgaattataatatgtttgtaggtgataatagtgtaatgttattaagttaatgtataaaataaatttatatttattaaaaataaagtaaaatgaatagaaaaataatttgttgatgaataaaaaaaagataatatgttttaacaaaaattggtaaaaataatcattaatttaaaaaaatttaataaataattatattctaaagggtataattgatattatcaaatgtggacacaaaaagagggAATCATCTTTATacattgttatagattattattattattattattattattattattattattattattattattattattattattattattattattacaactaGAACTTTTTGTTAACATAATTTCggtcattaattttttttttctttaagaattacattttttttaaaatagtaaaatatattttcactatgaacataaaaaattatatttttgtaaatatttgaaaaatattaaatctagCAGAAAAACTGTACAAATGTATGAAATAATTGTTAATTGTTTTCTAAGACCATGTGTATTATGCTAtacatttgaaatttatattactaaattttttaaattagttttcatgacatataataatcatttaaatcactacaaaattggttattaaactagtaatatattatatatagtaaTCCGTCAACTTAGAATAGAATAATTATTAGttggaatataatttataaatacgGTTAGATAGTAATGAAATTACTTATATGACTATTTGATAGAATGCCCATATTGCCATCACACAATTAATTACAGTTTATATTAAATGCCAACTTAGCATGGATCCCAATTAATTTATTCACTATAAATAGGGAAGGTTTTGCCTAGCACCATCCAAATCAATTGAACACCACCATGGCTATCTCTAACAAAAGTTATTCATTCCTAATTCCTCTGTTTGTCTCTGTGACCATGTTTTTCATGTTCCCTGGTAAGGTAAAGTCATCACAGTCATTAGCTTTTAGCTTCAGCAAGTTTGGTCCTGACCAAAAGGATCTTATCTTCCAAGGTGATGCCATTTCCACAAACAATGTCATACAACTCACTAAGTTAGACAGTGCAGGAAACCCTCTACGTGGTAGTGTGGGAAGAGTGTTACACTCTTCACCAATGCGTCTTTGGGAGAACTCTACGGCAGTGTCAAGCTTTGAATCTTTTTTCACCTTTCAAATATCAACACCTTACACTTCTCCTCCAGCTGATGGCTTGGCCTTCTTTGTTGCAGCATATGACACTGTCATTCCTCCAAATTCTGCTGGGAGTCACCTTGGACTCTTTTCTAACAACATAAACAACGCTCTCAGAAACTCCTCCACCTCTAGAAACCAAACCACTGTTGGTTTCAAAGATGTATCAAACAATGTTGTTAACAATGTTGGTAACAATGTTGTTGCTGTTGAATTTGACACCTACCCTAATCCCGATATTGGTGATCCAGCAAATAAACACATTGGAATCGATGTCAACTCCATTACGTCCAAGGTAACTACACGGTGGGATTGGCAAAATGGGAAAACAGCCACTGCATACATCAGCTATAATTCTGCAGCTAAACGACTCACTGTTGCTACTTTTTATGCTGGGAGCAATACTGTGATTCTCTCCTATGATGTTGAGTTAAATACAGTGCTTCCTCAATGGGTTCGTGTAGGGTTCAGTGGTTCAACCGGAGGAGAGACACAAAGAAATACCATTTTCTCATGGTCTTTCACTTCAAGCTTGAAGAACAACGAGGCATAGGAGGAGAAACAAGACATCTTTATTACAACCGTTGTGTGATCATATACGTGGATCAACTATATCTTACAAgcatgtaatatatatatataatatatgatgaGTCAATAATGACAAGTATGGTGTATACTTGTGTGGTGTTTATGTATGAGTCGGTTTttcttgtttatatatatatatatatataaaagtgaagAATATTACTAAAACCAGTATATATGAGTTTATTTAGTTTGCTGTGAATTCCATAACCATGCTTGGAAATAATTACCTTCAAAGCAAAATATTGGAAcgtaaaaatgttaatattagGTGTTGTGTGTTAGAATATCAAGCATAACTTACAATAGTGAAAATAATGTACACACGTGTGACGTAGTCGACatcatagataaaaaatatggGTTTTCAAAGACATGAATGCCCGAAAATGTTTGAAGTGCGGATACCCgtataaatttctttttcgtTTTTGGTGACTTCACTCTCATACAATACAAGTTTCTATTCTAACTTTTAAAGTCAAACAAGCATATGTTTATGCTTGTAGAAAGAATCTGATTGGGACTAATCGTGATTTTGTGTTTTATACACACGTTCTCATCACAAAATTCACCTTTCTATatctaaaaaatttgaaaattataaattttaacaaaagaaacatatagTTTAAAATTTGTGATCCACTGAACTAACTTTATCCAATCAATAATGAGTAAATTGGGTTAGATTGAATGTAAtgcaaaaatttaattcaacccAAGTATTTTGTATTaggttaaataaataagtatgtACAAATTAAATTCGACCtaacttttatatatgtaatttgGAAACTCACTTGAAAATTCTTAGGAAGtaagtgactaatttaaatatttaaccttAAATATAGTGTAATGTTGGGCGCTATAAAATAGCAGAATTGTTCTAAAGGTATCTAATGGAGAATAATGAGTTTGACACAACACAATTCTGACTTTAACTTTTTGCTTATAAGCTGAAATGCATTAACTTTAGCCAATACAATGAGTTTTAACTTTGAAAAAGGCaataaatttgtttcaattACTAACTGCATCTCTACAATAATAAGATCATACTTAGGCATTTTCATTATTGCACTATTGTCGTTACTACCATAGTTGCTTCTATCATCACTGCTGCTGCAGACAAAAGagcagagaaaaaaaataagaaaaaaaaaaaaaacatagatcTATCTAATTTGGAATGGGTTTTATTAAGTGTTATCAAACAAAATCAAGGATTtagtatttataatatttgacaACACTTTTAGGCAGTTGAAATGTGTTGACATATGAAAATTATTGTGAATAAAATCTAAAAAGTGAAATTGACGTACTAAATAGATggacacatattttcaaattcacaacCCTCCAATAAGAAAATGAGAGCACctctaattattatttactttaggAGAGACATGATTATAAGAATTTACTAAAGCAATTTTGGGATTCATTTGAAATTGTTGaagttttgtaattataaattattctcTTCTCAtacaatacatttttttctttacttttatatttattgtgatTCAATATTCTCCAACATTTTAATATGATATGAAGAgcttaaatattttctaatcaattctaaaagaaaaacaagtagATAATAAGATATAGAAAATGTAATTTAGATTTGACAATGGTTCTAAAATAATGAGACCAATataatgatttataaaatgatattttaaacttaatagtGAATTAAAATAGTGAGTCTCGATAGTTATAATATTAAAGTGTTTTAATGTAAATAGGAAGTTTTATTAAACTAATTTCTTTCACTAGTGCAAAAAGATTTATAACGTCACTAATTTCATTTCGCATATAATTAgattcaactttaaaaatatgtgatgacatttttataaatattttgtcaaaattGATGTCAGACACTCTCATAACAAACATTAATCCCAAATTTGATGTCAGACCTAAGTGTCAggtttacagagggggtttcactggggagatacaacactccccctccagcggaagcattcccaaccacgagtactccttttctgtcTTTTTCTGTACCGCCAGTGAGATAcaacactccccctccagcggaagcattcccaaccacgagtactccttttctgtctttttctgtaccgccgttattcttaacggaacacgctttacctggaacccttaccaggaagactttcgatactaggaccatactggtactgcactcgtctgagccggtattaacaatcggctctgataccacttgtcaggtttacagagggggtttcactggggagatacaacacaccaatgagatctgagcctaaccacataagacactgacaccactctcaacccaaaaccttaaggcaataggtttatgggtcttgatccttatatagtgctctactttctcatttctggtcaatgtgggacttagactcacacttggattcctaacact is a window from the Vigna unguiculata cultivar IT97K-499-35 chromosome 7, ASM411807v1, whole genome shotgun sequence genome containing:
- the LOC114190545 gene encoding flt3 receptor-interacting lectin-like; this translates as MAISNKSYSFLIPLFVSVTMFFMFPGKVKSSQSLAFSFSKFGPDQKDLIFQGDAISTNNVIQLTKLDSAGNPLRGSVGRVLHSSPMRLWENSTAVSSFESFFTFQISTPYTSPPADGLAFFVAAYDTVIPPNSAGSHLGLFSNNINNALRNSSTSRNQTTVGFKDVSNNVVNNVGNNVVAVEFDTYPNPDIGDPANKHIGIDVNSITSKVTTRWDWQNGKTATAYISYNSAAKRLTVATFYAGSNTVILSYDVELNTVLPQWVRVGFSGSTGGETQRNTIFSWSFTSSLKNNEA